From the genome of Gemmatimonadales bacterium, one region includes:
- the rpsM gene encoding 30S ribosomal protein S13 — MARIAGVDLPREKRVEIGLTYIFGIGRVTSRKLLAETGINPDTRVRDLSDAEVGRLRQIIERSVKTEGALRTEVAMNIKRLMDIGTYRGIRHRRGLPVRGQRTHTNARTKKGPRRAIAGKKKVTKK, encoded by the coding sequence ATGGCGCGTATCGCTGGGGTAGATCTTCCGCGCGAAAAGCGCGTTGAAATCGGACTCACCTACATCTTCGGGATCGGACGGGTCACCAGCCGCAAGCTGCTGGCCGAGACCGGCATCAATCCCGATACCCGGGTGCGTGATCTCTCCGACGCCGAAGTGGGGCGTCTGCGGCAGATCATCGAACGGAGCGTCAAGACCGAGGGCGCGCTGCGCACCGAGGTCGCGATGAATATCAAGCGGCTGATGGACATCGGCACCTATCGCGGCATTCGACATCGCCGTGGCCTGCCGGTGCGCGGTCAGCGCACGCATACCAACGCCCGGACCAAGAAGGGCCCCCGTCGGGCCATCGCCGGCAAGAAGAAGGTGACGAAGAAGTAA
- the rpsD gene encoding 30S ribosomal protein S4, protein MSRYTGPQCRLCRREGTKLFLKGSRCLTEKCAIERRQYAPGQHGQQGGRGRKMSEYAKQLREKQKVKRMYGLTESQFRNTYAGASRLPGVKGTNLLVALETRLDNIVYRMGFASSRRGARQLVRHGHVEVNGRKVDIPSYHVVPGQEVRVTPADREQLSVKLSQEHASRGAAVSWLSIDAEKAAGRLVELPTRDGIPVNAQEQLIVELYSK, encoded by the coding sequence ATGTCACGTTATACCGGACCACAATGCCGCCTCTGCCGGCGCGAAGGGACCAAGCTCTTCCTCAAGGGAAGCCGCTGTCTCACCGAGAAGTGCGCCATCGAACGCCGCCAGTACGCCCCGGGCCAGCACGGCCAGCAGGGCGGGCGCGGCCGGAAGATGTCGGAGTACGCCAAGCAGCTGCGCGAGAAGCAGAAGGTGAAGCGGATGTACGGCCTCACTGAATCGCAGTTCCGAAATACCTACGCTGGTGCGTCGCGCCTGCCGGGGGTCAAGGGCACCAACCTGCTCGTTGCCCTCGAAACGCGGCTCGACAACATCGTCTACCGGATGGGCTTTGCGTCGTCGCGCCGCGGCGCGCGCCAGCTGGTCCGGCACGGCCACGTCGAGGTCAACGGCCGCAAGGTCGACATCCCGTCGTACCACGTGGTTCCGGGGCAGGAAGTCCGGGTCACGCCGGCCGATCGTGAGCAGCTCAGCGTCAAGCTGTCGCAGGAGCATGCGTCGCGCGGCGCCGCGGTGTCGTGGTTGTCGATCGACGCGGAGAAGGCCGCTGGCCGCCTCGTCGAACTGCCGACTCGCGACGGGATTCCGGTGAACGCGCAAGAGCAGCTCATCGTCGAGCTCTACTCGAAGTAA
- the rpsK gene encoding 30S ribosomal protein S11, with amino-acid sequence MTAPATAPKPSAKRSKKLVESEGVVHISATFNNVLITITDLRGNTVAWGTAGKAGFKGSKKSTPFAATVAGENCAREALNLGMRKVHVRVQGPGSGRESAIQALASVGLKVASIRDVTPIPHNGCRPPKKRRV; translated from the coding sequence ATGACAGCGCCTGCCACCGCACCGAAGCCGAGCGCCAAGCGCTCCAAGAAGTTGGTCGAATCCGAGGGGGTCGTGCACATCTCAGCGACGTTCAACAACGTCCTGATCACGATCACCGATCTCCGTGGCAACACGGTGGCATGGGGCACGGCGGGGAAGGCCGGCTTCAAGGGATCGAAGAAGTCCACCCCGTTTGCGGCGACCGTCGCCGGCGAGAACTGCGCCCGCGAGGCGCTCAACCTCGGCATGCGCAAGGTCCACGTGCGGGTGCAGGGTCCGGGAAGCGGCCGCGAGTCGGCGATCCAGGCGCTCGCGTCGGTCGGCCTCAAGGTCGCGTCGATTCGCGACGTGACGCCGATTCCGCACAACGGTTGCCGTCCACCCAAGAAGCGGCGGGTCTGA
- the rpmJ gene encoding 50S ribosomal protein L36: protein MKVRSSVKPICESCRVVKRRGVVRVICSRTAKHKQRQG from the coding sequence GTGAAGGTTCGTTCGAGTGTCAAGCCGATCTGCGAAAGCTGCCGTGTCGTGAAGCGTCGCGGCGTGGTGCGCGTCATCTGCAGCCGGACCGCCAAGCACAAGCAGCGGCAGGGCTGA
- a CDS encoding PadR family transcriptional regulator — MPTDLNLLRESLELLILQALSWGPKHGYAIAEWIEHSTAAELLVEEGTLYPALYRLADRGWVESEWGKSDLGRRARFYALTPQGRTHLAQQAPRWDRYVQAIATALRRPAPGAP, encoded by the coding sequence ATGCCAACCGACCTGAATCTGCTCCGCGAAAGCCTCGAATTGCTCATCCTGCAGGCCCTGAGCTGGGGACCGAAGCATGGCTACGCCATCGCGGAATGGATCGAACATTCGACTGCTGCCGAACTCCTCGTCGAGGAGGGAACGCTCTATCCTGCCCTCTATCGACTCGCCGACCGCGGCTGGGTCGAATCGGAGTGGGGGAAATCGGATCTTGGGCGGCGTGCCAGGTTCTACGCCCTGACCCCGCAGGGCCGCACCCATCTCGCGCAGCAGGCGCCTCGTTGGGATCGCTATGTCCAGGCGATCGCCACCGCATTGCGCCGGCCGGCACCCGGTGCGCCGTGA